The Oncorhynchus nerka isolate Pitt River linkage group LG12, Oner_Uvic_2.0, whole genome shotgun sequence genome contains the following window.
AGAATTCTGCAGGTGAAAGTATTGCTTTCAAATGCATAGTACAATTATTTCTATACATCattgtactgtattactgtattacattGTAACAATTTACCCAACACTGGACTTTTAACACAAGTGACTGATCTTTTCATTAATTCGAAACTCATCTTTATTAATAATACATTATGCATGTGCATCCTCAAATAGTCTACTTGTGCACTTAATACACATGCACTCAATATCACTCATGGTGTGTCTGCCAGTAGGCTACCAGTGACCTGACTCTGCCATCTGTTGATACTTTTTGCAAGCACTCAATGAGCTGGCCTGGGATTTAACCTCTAGTCCAGGCAGACCTGAGTACATCTAAACCACCCCATAGGCTGCACGCACCGACACACTAGCGGTATAGTATATTGAAATCTACTTCCATATATACGGCAGGCCCCAGTACTTCATAAAGTACGAGTTCACTTTGCTAGCTTGACAAATTTTAGCACCCCTTTTTTTTCCCCTTCCTGCTTCTCAGTCTCAGCAGGGAAGTTAAGAAAGGGAGTTAAGAAATGTGAGGAATGCGGGCACTAAAAACACCATTAGTTGTCACAACCAGTTTAGGCGGAAGTGGTTGACCTATTCTAAGCCTTGGAGTTACAGCGTGATACTGCCAGATACTGGAAGACCATTTGTTTATGTGGTTTTGCTGAAATCTTTTGTCTGTGTAAATTTGCAGCGGGAGCCAATTTGAAGGCTCAATGGTCTCTCTGacggttccattctctctctctctctttctttcactttCTTGATTTCttgctctctgcctgtctttctctttatttatctctctctctctttctctcgctctctctgtgcaaCAGGTGAACACTCAGCGTAAGGCCATTGTTCAACTCATCATGGAGAAGAGAGAGTTGCTGGTGGGGCAAAGGGTGAAAAGAGATGgtacatgcctgtgtgtgtgtgtgtgtgtgtgtgtgtgtgtgtgtgtgtgtgtgtgtgtgtgtgtgtgtgtgtgtgtgttggcgtgcCTGCAtgctgatatgtgtgtgtgtgctggcgtGCCTgcatgctggtgtgtgtgtgtgtgtgtgtgtgagactattTGTGCATGGAAGCAAAAAAAATGATCAAAATAGCACTACACCTCAAGTACACTCTACTACAGACAATGCCTCTTTCTCTGCATCCCCATCATCATACATGCAATACATAATCAACAATAACCAAACAGATGAGATAGATCTCATCGATGGTGCTCTGCTCTGTGTTTTTGCGGAGCTGGAACAGCATTTAACTACAGCGACCAGACCAGGGGAATCTTGGCTCTGCATGGCACCTTGGTTATAGGCCCTGTGGTCACTTGCTGCCCGCTGCTAAAAGTCGACACAGGAAACAGTAGGCAGCTGGATGACTGATGCAGAAATTACAGGTCTGCTCTGGACTGACGAGAACCTGGAGAAACCATCTGGCAAGAGGAGGGAGACAATGTTGCACGATTCAGGGACTTAAAATGATTTTGCTCTTGACGGGACTGACAACAGCTATTATTTGCCGATTGTTTTTTTATGATTAAGCAGTCATATATAGGCTAGGTAGTGCACATGTCATGTCTAAATAGTGTGTGTCATGAAATAATGCTGAAGATGGCCAATAGTAAACAATTTGTTAGGAGTGCTACTCAAGACTTAAAGACATCCTCCAGTGATTTAGGAACTTTTCCTGTTGAATATAAATACAGAATAATATAGTAAATGcagtaaagtacacacactaaaaggtaaaaaaaaagatGTTTTGAGCAAAATACTGTTTTTTAGACAACTGAAAATTCAAGGTGTTGGTCTGATGGGAAGTTGTGATGTCATCGGCCTCCCCCTTGCTTGAGGAACAATAGAGGAGCAATAGACAACAAAAGAGGAAATCCCCCCCACTTGTGCTATGTCATGACTTAtctggaccacctattgagatgtaAATCAGGTGTTGAATTCggtgaaaaggagactggagtgACACTTTAAGAgttgatgtacagtaccagtcaaaagtctggacacacctactcattcaagagtttttctttattcgtACTATTTTTGTGGCcttctgagtggcgcagtggtctaaggcactgcatcgcagtgccactagagatcttggctcgagtccaggctctgtcgcagctggccgcgaccgggagaccgcacacctggcccagcgtcgtctgggttaagggagggtttggctggcagggatgttcttgtcccatcgcactccagtgacgggccgggtgcagtgcacgctgacatgtttgccatggtgtttcctctgacacattggtgcttctgggttaagcgggcagtgtggcttggttgggttgtgttttggaagACGTtacagctctcgaccttcgcctctcccgagtccgtatgggagttgcagcaacGAGACAAGACTGGAACTACTAATTGGATacaatgaaaaaataaaaaaattttatgttattttttatttgtactatttcctacattgtaaaaaaaaaacttgaatgagtagatgtgtccaaacctttgactggtactgtatgtttagtTCAGAAGCATGATATATCAAATATCATCCCTAAATGGGCCAAATGATAAATGGCTTAAATTCCCAAGCCCCCCCAGTGTTCAATGTTTGCTGTTTTTTCCCCTAACATAACTGATCCTATAGTGAATACTTTCTGTGTATTTGTGTTGAGTGAACGAGTGAGTGTGTGTAAAGTCCAGTTCAGATACAACAGCCGACATGAGACTAGACAAGATAAATATAGCAAGTTTTAGAATTTTGTGTTGTACCACAGCTGATTAAAATACAGGTCGTTCAGATCAAGAAGACAATACATGCAGTTGAGGCCATTTCCACAGTAACTGTGCCTTTTTACAATGACTTGATAAAACTATGAAACAAATTGGAGACTTTTTGTACTAAGGTATTGTAGCAAACAAGTGTCATGAGATACATGCACCAAAAACATGGTACACTTTGTTGCTTGTCAGATAAATATCAGCAAGCTAGGCTAGCTATGAGCAGCAAAAGAGCTAGCTAGCTCTCtgcttggttagctagctagctgctttgCTGAACACAGGACATTAGCGCACTGCTCTCTGATTGGCTAAATGGATCCTTCCATTCTCAAGACTTTAGCTAAAGATTTGACGTGTTGAATCTTGGAAACTCCAGCCGATGACATGAGACATCCTAAAACTAGGCAGTTAGGATCAAACCAAATTAGATCTAAAACTCTATAAGACCGTCACGTTGCGTATCGTCTAATGTAGTTGAAATGGGCTTAAGGCCTGGAATCACTCCCTGCAGGCCTGATACTGGAGCTAAAACAAACCTCTGGAGAACAAAAAGGCCTGTCTTACCCCTCGCTcttcctcttttcccctctctcccccctcttatCCACCTATCCCCCAGTTTTCAagatatatttgtatatattgtatttatttgaaCGGTGGCCATGGCTGTTGCTCTTGCCTGTTTTTCCTGACAGGGCCGTTACAGTTAATTTGGGTCATAGAACAGCCAAagacctctctctatttctctcttttgctccatctttcaccctctctctccatcccccttccctctctcgctctctccctcagctgtcttctgtctctctctcttgcgttctctctccttctgtgtgCTTCTCTTTCTATCGTCCCCTTCTGTGTGCCTCTTTCTTTACCTCCattgatctctttctctctccctccatctatctcttgCCCTCTCCTTGCTCTACTCCAGCTGGCACAGAAAGTagtgagaacagacagagaggaaagtaAGACTATACTTAACTGAGAACAAGTAAAAATGACAGATATCAGaacagagcaggagaggagaaatgaaATCCTTCTCCATCTGTTAGAGCCGGTTGAGTATTCAGGTGGTGGATAAACAACTGCAAATTAATACATTATGGTCGCCACGACACACCACAGCTGTGAACAATGATATAATCTCCTCTACTTggaacaaaaaaaacaacaacatcccTCTGAATTGTTTTCTTCTGTCGTATTAACTCATATTCTTTCTTCATTCCCTCTGCAAGGGGGAACTGGGAAAGGGAAGAGTGGAAATGGAAAGAAAGTGGCTTCTCAGTTTGAGAGTAAGTGACTTGGCAGATCCTCATCAAAGGTTGCATccgaaatagcaccctattccctatgggccctggtcaaacttagtgcactatataaggttTAGGGTGCCATTTCAAACGCACCcacagtgttataatgtagcaTCTGTTGAAGTGGTTTTGATTGGACACCAAATACGATTACAGTTATAAAATCTTAATtactcctttccctctctttctttccgctAGTAACCAAAGAGTCTGTTCAGAAAGGTAAGCTTTATGAAcgtggatcaaatcaaatcacattttatttgtcacatgcaccaaataccttacagtggaatgcttacttacaagcccttaactagcaatgcagttttaagaaaatagctTTTTTTGTAACAgacaagaataacaaataattaaagatcagcagtaaataacaatagctggGTTATATATAAcaatagggggtaccggtacagagtcaatgtgtgggggacaccggtgtcgaggtaattgaggtaatatgtacatgtaggtagagttattaaattgactatgcgtagataataacagagagtagcagcagcatagaagggggggggggggggggcaatgcaaatactgggtagccatttgattagatcttcaggagtcttatgacttggggttagaagctgtttagaagcctcttggacctagacttggcgctccggtaccgcttgccttgcgttagcagagagaacagtatgactagggtggctggtgtCTTTAACAATTTGTaggcccttcctctgacaccgcctggtatagaggtgctggatggcaggaggcttggccccggtgatgtactgggccgtacacactaccctctgtagtgccttgcggtcagaggccgagcagttgccataccaggcagtgatgcaacccatcaggatgctctcgatggtgcagctgcaaaaccttttgaggatgaCAATTATTATAGAAAAGGGTCTTCTGGGTTTCTGGAATTGGATTCGTAAGATCACTGCCCCCATGACAATGATACAAACTGTACAAAATtgaccctacacacacaaaccTACAGTATAAATAAAGAGAAAATAATATACTGCTATATTTATGTCAATGGGTGCAATGTTTCCTCCCCCACaacatgtgtgtgtttcagtgggaGCTGATGGCTTGATAAAAGGATGGACGGACTCGGAGCAGTTGAATATGAGCAAAGCTGTGAAGTACAACACAGACAGAGGCACCTTCACAGTGGAGAGAGCTGGAGTCTACTTCCTCTACTGTCAGGTGAGCCTCTGAGAGTTGTAGTCCTGTGCCACCTGTCAAACAACACAGGCTCAATCAAACCCTGATTGGTCTGCTCttttcttctacttcttcttcttattctccacctctctctctctctccctccatccctcccacagGTGTTGTTCAATGAGAATCAGTCTCAGCTGGTGAAGTTGGAAGTGGTGGTGGTGAAGAGCGGCCAGCCGCTGCAGAAGCTGCAGTGCATGGAGGGCTATGGGACTACACCTGCATCCGGATCCCACCAGTTCCACTTCCTCAAACCCTGCCAGGTGTCTGGCCTGCTGCGGCTAGAGAAGGGGGCAGAGCTACAGGCCATCACAGGCGCCGGCTTCAGCCTCCACACCACGGGGAAGCACTACTTAAGCCTCTTCAAGGTCAACTGAGTTGCCGGAGAGGATGGAAATATtggaaggatggagggggtggaAAAATGGTTGAAGGAAGCGGTTTGTCCTACTCCGACCTGTATTAATGAGACACACCAACGTGACATTCCTCATTTGTTTAATTGTGAAATCTGGACCAATGATCAGGGGCATTGGAATAACTATGGCTCATGTTCGCTACAGACACTTtgtatcagaggaggctggtgggaggagctatatgaggactggctcattgtaatggctggaatggaataaatggaaccgAGTCgaac
Protein-coding sequences here:
- the LOC115138051 gene encoding tumor necrosis factor ligand superfamily member 12-like; translated protein: MIAGECGTTMHRILQRRTVRKLRFVWVFMAMVALSLAACSALFTAWTWRQTLDLSQSVKTLQDRLEQVNTQRKAIVQLIMEKRELLVGQRVKRDGGTGKGKSGNGKKVASQFEITKESVQKVGADGLIKGWTDSEQLNMSKAVKYNTDRGTFTVERAGVYFLYCQVLFNENQSQLVKLEVVVVKSGQPLQKLQCMEGYGTTPASGSHQFHFLKPCQVSGLLRLEKGAELQAITGAGFSLHTTGKHYLSLFKVN